The Kordia sp. SMS9 genome window below encodes:
- a CDS encoding M56 family metallopeptidase gives MIAYIIKSGLCLVLVFIVYKILLERERMYVFNRFYLLFGLLFAFVVPFITIETTVEIPFTESATAIDFENMDAAALDTASENIQATTGISTWIFVIFGVYAIGYLLFFFRFIQNIYRIFHKIITSVKVRYKLASLVLLKEDVLPHTFLHYIFLKKEAYDTKSIADELYTHELAHVKQKHTLDIILIELIQVVFWFNPVLMYYKKAIQLNHEFLADEAVLQSNIQVPTYQQLLLANAHGNHNLHLASNLNFSVTKKRLQMMTKHTTHGRAWLMASLTIPILTAALFLFSTKVIAQKTTVKNVATTAKKMTNEQDSKSDYYKNATFVFEDAKGTKTTKNYAELTLEEKARLIPPPSKPVANTPTSQQLNAWKDHTKFAVWLDGKVIDNGQISNHKIVHYTQSFVYRNARSKRFPQTHQTQLYTAEGFKAMKSNYGAPLSKNAVLHFKEDKNIVRAGKKVGTTQKPSARHELAKTNQMPVHFVNEKNGPNEVELPLQNSPQKQQQKDIKILINKNKKFLVNDNYVVPTLPKLDKILKSELAKIKHKKFRTASIVYDPTVSKAFVLKTIALLKDHNIYDITTRNSTTTEEIRLPPPPPVPPAPPAPPAPKKTQIKEVKVPKAPKPSTPDTNAVSFMHKIIKGQKVETKMMKGKKYYSVVKNGQTYIFDEESRLVDENGKPIPPPPPPPTKKKAEIKEIKVPKQQKPKQVVKVENIPKKVVAKFPEKSPKKEQ, from the coding sequence ATGATTGCGTATATCATCAAATCAGGATTATGTTTAGTGCTCGTATTTATAGTATATAAAATATTATTAGAGCGCGAACGTATGTATGTATTCAATAGGTTTTACCTGCTTTTTGGGTTGTTATTTGCTTTTGTAGTTCCGTTCATTACGATAGAAACCACTGTAGAAATTCCATTTACAGAAAGTGCAACAGCCATAGATTTTGAAAATATGGATGCCGCTGCACTTGATACTGCTTCTGAAAACATTCAAGCAACTACGGGAATTTCAACTTGGATATTCGTGATATTTGGAGTATATGCTATCGGTTATCTATTGTTCTTCTTTCGCTTCATTCAAAATATATATAGAATTTTTCACAAGATTATTACCAGTGTAAAAGTTCGCTACAAGTTAGCATCACTGGTTTTACTCAAAGAAGATGTGTTACCACACACATTTTTACATTATATATTTCTCAAAAAAGAAGCGTACGATACCAAAAGTATCGCAGACGAATTGTACACACACGAACTGGCGCATGTGAAACAAAAACATACGCTAGATATTATTTTAATTGAATTGATTCAAGTTGTTTTCTGGTTCAATCCAGTACTAATGTATTATAAAAAAGCAATACAGCTCAATCACGAATTTTTAGCAGATGAAGCTGTATTACAATCCAATATTCAGGTTCCTACGTATCAGCAACTTTTGTTAGCAAATGCGCACGGAAACCACAATTTGCATTTGGCAAGCAATTTGAATTTTTCTGTAACTAAAAAGAGATTACAAATGATGACAAAACATACAACTCATGGACGCGCTTGGCTGATGGCTTCGCTCACGATTCCGATTTTAACCGCCGCATTATTTTTGTTCAGCACAAAAGTAATTGCGCAAAAAACAACGGTCAAAAATGTAGCCACAACAGCTAAAAAGATGACCAATGAACAAGATTCTAAATCCGATTATTATAAAAATGCAACCTTTGTTTTTGAAGATGCAAAAGGCACAAAAACAACAAAAAATTACGCAGAATTAACCCTCGAAGAGAAAGCTCGATTAATTCCACCACCATCCAAACCTGTTGCGAATACACCAACTTCACAACAATTAAACGCATGGAAAGACCACACTAAATTTGCCGTTTGGCTCGATGGAAAAGTGATTGATAATGGTCAAATTTCCAATCACAAAATTGTACATTACACACAAAGTTTTGTATACAGAAATGCGCGTAGTAAGCGCTTTCCGCAAACGCATCAAACGCAATTGTACACCGCAGAAGGTTTTAAAGCCATGAAAAGTAATTATGGAGCGCCATTGAGTAAAAATGCCGTTTTACATTTTAAGGAAGATAAAAATATAGTGCGTGCAGGAAAAAAAGTAGGTACTACGCAAAAACCGTCGGCTCGCCACGAACTTGCAAAGACCAACCAAATGCCTGTACATTTTGTAAATGAAAAAAATGGTCCGAACGAAGTTGAATTACCATTACAAAATTCACCTCAAAAACAACAACAAAAAGACATCAAAATATTGATCAATAAAAATAAAAAGTTTTTGGTAAACGATAATTATGTTGTGCCCACTTTGCCAAAACTAGATAAAATATTGAAATCTGAACTTGCAAAGATCAAACACAAAAAGTTCAGAACGGCTTCTATTGTCTATGATCCAACGGTTTCCAAAGCATTTGTTTTAAAGACGATTGCCCTTCTAAAAGACCACAATATTTACGATATTACCACGCGAAATTCCACTACAACAGAAGAAATCCGTTTGCCGCCACCGCCACCAGTTCCACCGGCTCCACCCGCTCCACCGGCTCCAAAAAAAACACAAATTAAGGAAGTTAAAGTACCAAAAGCTCCTAAACCGTCAACACCAGATACCAATGCCGTTAGCTTTATGCATAAAATTATAAAAGGGCAAAAAGTAGAAACCAAAATGATGAAGGGAAAAAAGTACTATTCCGTAGTGAAAAATGGACAAACTTATATTTTTGATGAAGAAAGTAGATTGGTAGATGAAAATGGAAAGCCAATTCCGCCTCCACCTCCACCGCCAACGAAGAAAAAAGCTGAAATAAAAGAGATTAAAGTGCCTAAACAACAAAAACCAAAACAGGTAGTTAAGGTTGAAAATATACCTAAAAAAGTAGTTGCTAAATTCCCAGAGAAATCACCAAAAAAAGAACAGTAA
- a CDS encoding BlaI/MecI/CopY family transcriptional regulator, translating into MKLSKTEEQLMQHLWKLEKAFMKDILEQYHDPKPATTTIATLLKRMTDKGYVAYKTFGKSREYYPLIKKADYFSKHLNGLIKNFFNDSASQFASFFTQETNLSEDELKELRKIIDQQIKDSKK; encoded by the coding sequence GTGAAACTATCAAAAACAGAAGAACAATTGATGCAGCATTTATGGAAGCTTGAAAAAGCCTTCATGAAAGATATTTTGGAACAATATCACGATCCAAAACCTGCAACAACGACCATTGCAACGCTATTGAAACGCATGACTGATAAAGGCTATGTTGCTTATAAAACGTTTGGGAAATCAAGAGAATATTATCCATTAATCAAAAAAGCAGATTATTTTTCCAAACATCTCAATGGCTTGATTAAGAACTTTTTTAACGATTCTGCCTCGCAATTTGCTTCTTTCTTTACCCAAGAAACAAATCTATCAGAAGATGAATTAAAAGAGCTACGTAAGATTATCGATCAACAAATTAAAGACAGCAAAAAATGA
- a CDS encoding dipeptidase produces the protein MDTIKTYVETHKNRFIDELIELLKIPSISADPAYTQDVIDTATAIKASLEKAGCDHVEICETPGYPIVYGHKHISDDLPTVLVYGHYDVQPPDPLDLWESGPFEPIIKKTELHSQGAIYARGACDDKGQMYMHVKAMELMTETDQLPCNVKFMIEGEEEVGSESLSWFVERNQEKLANDVILISDTGMISNTQPSITTGLRGLSYVEVEVTGPNRDLHSGLYGGAVANPINILAKMIASLHDENNHITIPGFYDKVEDLSAAERAEMAKAPFSLEAYKNALDIDAVYGEKGYTTNERNSIRPTLDVNGIWGGYTGEGAKTVIASKAYAKISMRLVPNQEWKEITELFKTHFESIAPKGVTVKVTPHHGGQGYVTPIDNIGYKAASKAYEDTFGKTPIPQRSGGSIPIVALFEKELKSKTILMGFGLDSDAIHSPNEHFGIFNYLKGIETIPLFYKYFTELSK, from the coding sequence ATGGATACAATAAAAACGTATGTTGAAACGCACAAGAATCGTTTCATAGATGAACTCATCGAACTTTTAAAAATTCCCTCAATTAGCGCAGATCCAGCTTATACACAAGATGTGATTGATACGGCAACTGCTATTAAAGCAAGTTTGGAGAAAGCTGGCTGCGATCACGTAGAAATCTGCGAAACTCCAGGATATCCTATTGTCTACGGACACAAACATATTTCAGACGACTTGCCAACGGTGTTGGTCTATGGACACTATGACGTACAACCACCAGATCCATTAGACCTTTGGGAAAGCGGTCCGTTTGAGCCCATTATCAAGAAAACAGAGTTGCACTCACAAGGTGCCATTTATGCGCGTGGCGCCTGTGATGACAAAGGACAAATGTACATGCATGTAAAAGCAATGGAATTGATGACCGAAACCGATCAATTGCCTTGCAACGTCAAATTTATGATTGAAGGTGAAGAAGAAGTTGGCTCCGAAAGCCTATCTTGGTTTGTAGAGCGTAATCAAGAAAAACTTGCCAATGATGTCATTCTAATTTCCGATACCGGAATGATCAGTAATACGCAACCTTCTATCACCACAGGTTTGCGCGGATTGAGCTATGTGGAAGTAGAAGTTACAGGACCAAATCGCGATTTACATTCAGGGTTGTATGGTGGCGCTGTGGCAAATCCGATCAATATTTTAGCAAAAATGATTGCTTCATTGCATGATGAAAACAATCATATTACCATTCCAGGTTTTTACGACAAAGTGGAAGATTTGTCAGCAGCAGAACGCGCAGAAATGGCAAAAGCACCATTTTCTTTAGAAGCGTATAAAAATGCATTAGATATTGACGCCGTATATGGTGAAAAAGGATATACCACCAACGAACGCAATTCCATTCGTCCAACACTTGACGTGAACGGAATTTGGGGCGGATATACAGGAGAAGGCGCAAAAACCGTAATTGCGAGTAAAGCGTACGCTAAAATTTCGATGCGCTTGGTACCAAATCAAGAGTGGAAAGAAATCACGGAATTGTTCAAAACACATTTTGAAAGTATCGCACCAAAAGGTGTCACCGTAAAAGTAACGCCACATCATGGTGGACAAGGGTATGTAACACCAATTGATAATATTGGTTACAAAGCTGCCAGCAAAGCCTACGAAGATACGTTTGGCAAAACACCAATTCCGCAACGTTCTGGAGGAAGTATTCCAATTGTAGCACTGTTTGAAAAAGAATTGAAAAGCAAAACCATTCTCATGGGATTCGGATTGGATAGTGACGCCATTCACTCGCCTAATGAGCATTTTGGAATCTTCAATTACCTCAAAGGAATTGAAACCATTCCGCTGTTTTACAAATACTTTACAGAACTTTCTAAATAA
- a CDS encoding tail fiber domain-containing protein, whose translation MRKFTLLFVLLCTAISFAQTPIELPDDLVDPIDPIPISIPQNQSFKSVKSVIDSPIPQQFSGGEIFRFRPGLVTQLDSGNSFGFTSSRWFSIGRLNTGSQNVYGLRFQLPNRALTMGYQDINDTNPRLQWIGAGSSAGTDFEFRVASSFTSTTSKLVATMTNDGSTFFGTPLSTTEAKVGIDYSDISGSTRTGLFLQNTSGSGSYHTAIKSVNNKAVYVKTGMDIQSSGNSYGNTGINVRLSEAFYNTGISTSVTGSNNGSTYGVRGFIYGPSGVTPTGFGAAIYGSSATTSNRFAGYFNGNVFVTGTFTASDKKLKDNIKEEVNVLDKLEQLDAVTYTFKPNDQLNLPEGLQHGFLAQDIEKVFPELISTINKPIFDEENKQTGSYEYKAVNYVGMISILTSSLKELKEESAIKIKQLEEESAANMQDLNEKVALLESQIQALTGNDAVGETKLDTQEEISGSGFSMEQNKPNPFTNQTVINYTLPSNTKATISVVDLSGKFIKDYNLSSEKGQLTINSSEIGKGIFVYALISDNEVMITKKMIIR comes from the coding sequence ATGAGAAAATTTACATTACTTTTTGTATTACTTTGTACTGCAATTTCTTTTGCTCAAACACCTATTGAATTACCTGACGATTTGGTTGATCCAATTGATCCTATACCGATTTCTATTCCTCAGAATCAATCTTTTAAAAGTGTAAAAAGCGTAATTGATAGTCCAATACCTCAACAATTTAGTGGAGGAGAAATCTTTAGATTTAGACCTGGTTTGGTAACTCAGTTAGATTCAGGAAATAGTTTTGGTTTTACCAGCAGTCGATGGTTTTCTATTGGAAGATTAAACACAGGTAGTCAAAATGTATACGGTTTGCGTTTTCAATTGCCAAACAGAGCTTTAACCATGGGATATCAAGATATTAATGATACCAATCCAAGACTTCAATGGATAGGAGCTGGTTCTTCTGCTGGAACCGACTTTGAATTTAGAGTAGCCAGTAGTTTTACTTCTACAACTTCTAAGTTGGTAGCAACCATGACGAATGATGGTAGTACCTTTTTTGGAACTCCATTAAGTACTACAGAAGCTAAAGTGGGTATTGATTATAGTGATATTTCAGGTTCTACGCGTACAGGTTTATTTTTGCAAAACACATCTGGTTCAGGGAGTTATCATACAGCAATCAAATCAGTCAATAACAAAGCTGTGTATGTAAAAACAGGTATGGATATTCAAAGTAGCGGAAACTCATACGGTAATACAGGAATCAATGTAAGACTTAGCGAAGCATTTTACAATACGGGAATATCTACATCTGTAACAGGTAGCAACAATGGAAGCACGTATGGTGTTCGTGGGTTTATTTATGGTCCTAGTGGTGTGACTCCTACTGGATTTGGAGCGGCTATTTATGGAAGTTCAGCAACAACTAGTAATAGATTTGCAGGATACTTTAATGGGAATGTCTTTGTGACGGGAACGTTTACAGCTTCAGACAAAAAGTTAAAAGATAATATAAAAGAAGAAGTAAATGTATTGGATAAATTAGAACAATTAGATGCGGTAACGTATACATTTAAGCCAAACGATCAATTGAATTTGCCAGAAGGATTGCAACACGGATTTTTAGCGCAAGACATAGAAAAAGTTTTTCCTGAATTGATCTCAACCATCAATAAGCCTATTTTTGATGAGGAAAATAAACAAACAGGTTCTTACGAATACAAAGCTGTGAATTATGTGGGAATGATTTCTATTTTAACATCAAGTTTGAAAGAGTTGAAAGAAGAATCTGCAATAAAAATAAAGCAGTTGGAGGAAGAATCAGCGGCAAACATGCAAGATTTGAATGAAAAAGTAGCATTGCTCGAAAGTCAAATACAAGCCTTAACAGGAAACGATGCTGTTGGAGAAACAAAATTAGACACTCAAGAAGAAATTAGTGGTTCAGGATTTTCGATGGAGCAAAACAAACCGAATCCATTTACAAACCAAACCGTGATTAACTACACGTTGCCTAGCAATACGAAAGCAACAATTTCTGTGGTTGATTTGTCTGGTAAATTTATCAAAGATTATAATTTATCCAGTGAAAAAGGACAATTGACTATTAATTCGAGCGAAATTGGAAAAGGCATCTTTGTATATGCGTTAATTTCGGATAACGAAGTTATGATTACTAAAAAGATGATTATACGATAA